A portion of the Haemorhous mexicanus isolate bHaeMex1 chromosome 3, bHaeMex1.pri, whole genome shotgun sequence genome contains these proteins:
- the DYNC2LI1 gene encoding cytoplasmic dynein 2 light intermediate chain 1 isoform X2, with amino-acid sequence MPKASDTLWDLAIAEVEKRENPDDDDVKPGEVWEKSILFIGNKNGGKSTIILRCLEREESPKPTLALEYTFGRRARRHNTPKDVAHFWELGGGTSLVELIRIPITSHNIRSFAVVLVLDLSKPHELWTTMESLLQVTRNHVNKILTKLEKTNPEVAAEIKQRMWNNLQRDHPDSALVDPFPIPLVIIGSKYDIFHEFDSEIRKIISKTLRFISHYYGASLVFTSKSEALLLKARALINHLAFGYDKSKSVSVDPSKPLFIPAGLDSMSQIGPPPASDSDLGKMRANTPLELWKKVFEKTFPPKSFCDLQDTKDPAQDSQYAEYEVDVMRAQKNQV; translated from the exons ATGCCCAAGGCCAG TGATACTTTATGGGATCTTGCTATAGCTGAAgtggagaagagagaaaatcctgatgatgatgatgtcaAGCCAGGGGAAGTTTGGGAAAAATCAATATTATTTATAGGAAACAAAAACGGG ggAAAGAGCACTATCATACTGAGATGCCTTGAGAG GGAAGAGTCTCCAAAGCCAACATTAGCCTTGGAATATACTTTTGGAAGAAGAGCAAGGAGACACAATACA CCTAAAGATGTAGCTCATTTTTGGGAATTAGGTGGTGGAACCTCATTAGTGGAACTCATTCGAATACCAATCACTAGCCACAACATAAG GTCATTTGCTGTAGTTCTGGTCTTGGATCTCTCCAAACCTCATGAACTCTGGACTACTATGGAGAGCCTTCTGCAGGTCACCAGGAACCACGTGAACAAAATTTTAACCAAACTAGAAAAGACCAACCCTGAAGTAGCTGCTGAAATTAAACAGAGAATGTGGAACAATCTGCAGAGGGATCACCCT GACAGTGCATTAGTTGACCCTTTTCCAATACCTTTGGTGATAATTGGAAGCAAATACGATATTTTTCAT GAGTTTGACtctgaaattagaaaaataataagcAAGACACTTCGATTCATTTCGCATTATTATGGAGCCTCATTAGTG TTTACCAGTAAATCTGAGGCTCTCCTGCTGAAAGCCCGTGCTCTTATTAATCACTTGGCATTTGGCTACGATAAAAG caAGTCTGTATCAGTGGATCCCAGCAAACCTCTCTTTATACCAGCAGGCCTGGATTCAATGAGCCAAATAG GACCACCACCTGCCTCTGACAGTGATCTTGGAAAGATGCGTGCCAACACACCTTTGGAACTATGGAAAAAAGTATTTGAGAAAACATTTCCTCCCAAG AGTTTCTGTGATTTACAAGATACCAAGGACCCTGCACAGGATAGTCAATATGCTGAGTATGAAGTTGATGTCATGAGAGCTCAGAAAAACCAG
- the DYNC2LI1 gene encoding cytoplasmic dynein 2 light intermediate chain 1 isoform X1, with the protein MPKASDTLWDLAIAEVEKRENPDDDDVKPGEVWEKSILFIGNKNGGKSTIILRCLEREESPKPTLALEYTFGRRARRHNTPKDVAHFWELGGGTSLVELIRIPITSHNIRSFAVVLVLDLSKPHELWTTMESLLQVTRNHVNKILTKLEKTNPEVAAEIKQRMWNNLQRDHPDSALVDPFPIPLVIIGSKYDIFHEFDSEIRKIISKTLRFISHYYGASLVFTSKSEALLLKARALINHLAFGYDKSKSVSVDPSKPLFIPAGLDSMSQIGPPPASDSDLGKMRANTPLELWKKVFEKTFPPKSFCDLQDTKDPAQDSQYAEYEVDVMRAQKNQELEQYKRNASKSWKEMDFDSD; encoded by the exons ATGCCCAAGGCCAG TGATACTTTATGGGATCTTGCTATAGCTGAAgtggagaagagagaaaatcctgatgatgatgatgtcaAGCCAGGGGAAGTTTGGGAAAAATCAATATTATTTATAGGAAACAAAAACGGG ggAAAGAGCACTATCATACTGAGATGCCTTGAGAG GGAAGAGTCTCCAAAGCCAACATTAGCCTTGGAATATACTTTTGGAAGAAGAGCAAGGAGACACAATACA CCTAAAGATGTAGCTCATTTTTGGGAATTAGGTGGTGGAACCTCATTAGTGGAACTCATTCGAATACCAATCACTAGCCACAACATAAG GTCATTTGCTGTAGTTCTGGTCTTGGATCTCTCCAAACCTCATGAACTCTGGACTACTATGGAGAGCCTTCTGCAGGTCACCAGGAACCACGTGAACAAAATTTTAACCAAACTAGAAAAGACCAACCCTGAAGTAGCTGCTGAAATTAAACAGAGAATGTGGAACAATCTGCAGAGGGATCACCCT GACAGTGCATTAGTTGACCCTTTTCCAATACCTTTGGTGATAATTGGAAGCAAATACGATATTTTTCAT GAGTTTGACtctgaaattagaaaaataataagcAAGACACTTCGATTCATTTCGCATTATTATGGAGCCTCATTAGTG TTTACCAGTAAATCTGAGGCTCTCCTGCTGAAAGCCCGTGCTCTTATTAATCACTTGGCATTTGGCTACGATAAAAG caAGTCTGTATCAGTGGATCCCAGCAAACCTCTCTTTATACCAGCAGGCCTGGATTCAATGAGCCAAATAG GACCACCACCTGCCTCTGACAGTGATCTTGGAAAGATGCGTGCCAACACACCTTTGGAACTATGGAAAAAAGTATTTGAGAAAACATTTCCTCCCAAG AGTTTCTGTGATTTACAAGATACCAAGGACCCTGCACAGGATAGTCAATATGCTGAGTATGAAGTTGATGTCATGAGAGCTCAGAAAAACCAG